In the genome of Abyssalbus ytuae, the window GTGACGGAAGAATATTACAAAAAAGAGCTTGCTTTTCAGCAACAGCTGGACAAACAGAAAAAAGCAAAAAAAGCAGGCATTATACCTACTATTCATAAATCAAACGAAGGTCTTGTTGTTAGCTTTCCTGCTAACACGGATTATTCAAAAATTTCCGGAAATGTGTTCCTTTACAGGCCATCTAACAAGCAACTGGATTTTGAAATACCTATTTCACTATCTACTTCCAGTTTACTCATACCAAATAAGCACTTGTTAGATGGTCGTTGGAACATTGAAATTGAATGGATAATTGATGGTGAAGAATATTTTTATAAGGAAGAATTAACATTTTAATGCTATCATCGGCAATCATATTGGGTTTTTTGGGCAGTTTTCACTGTGTGGGAATGTGCGGGCCTATTGCTTTTGTATTGCCTTTAGACAGAAAAAATCCTGTTAAGAAATTCTTTCAAATTTTATTGTACCATACGGGAAGGCTGATAACCTACGGATTATTAGGCTTCCTTTTTGGTATAATAGGAAAGGGATTGTTTATTAGCGGGCTACAGCAAAGGCTATCGATTGTTATTGGTGTTATTATGATTATAGCAGCTGTTATTCCTTATGGTAAATTTCAAAAATATAATTTTTCCAAACCGGCATTTAAAATTCTTGCCCAAATAAAATCTTCACTGGGTACCCAACTAAGGAAAAAAAATTTTACGGCGTTGTTTTCTATTGGTTTTTTAAATGGTTTTTTACCCTGCGGACTGGTGTATATGGCGCTTTTTGGCGCCATAGCGATGGGAAGCCCGGAAAGAAGTTTTTTATACATGCTTTTGTTTGGCATAGGTACTATTCCCTTAATGAGCGGTGCGGCTTATTTGGGTAATTTTTTATCGGGCACAGCCCGTAAACGTGTACAGCAACTTATTCCTGTTTTTGTGGTTATTATTGGTATATTCTTTATTTTAAGAGGAATGGGCCTGGGTATTCCTTATATATCTCCTTCGGAAATACACCTGATGGTTAAATCTAATCCTGATTGTGTGACTCCCTGAATCTTAAACCCTCATTATATACTGTTTCCCCTAAAAGTTTATGACTTATCTCATATGATTCAACTGGTAAGTATGTTAAATTTAAGTATATTTCTAACCTAAAATAAATTACATTGAGAAATAAAAATCTGAAAATTGTAACGGCGTCCGAAGCAGTGTCCCATGTTCAATCCGGCGATCGTATTTTCTTTCAGGGGGCAGCTATGACCCCAAATTTTTTAATTAATGCATTATGCGAAAGATATAATGAGTTAAAAGATGTTGAAATCTTACAGCTCCATACTGAAGGCCCTGCTCTTTATACAGAATATCCTTATAATGAAACTTTTAAAATAAACAGTTGTTTTACCGGTAAAAATGTAAGGGATGCGGTAAATTCCGTCAACGGGGATTATATTCCTATTTTTTTAAGTGAGGTGCATTTATTATTCAAAAGAAACATTTTACCGCTGGATGTGGCCTTTATACAGGTTTCTCCTCCTGATAAGCACGGTTGTTGCTCATTGGGGTGCTCGGTTGATGTAACTCTTGCCGCTATTGAAACTGCCAAAACTATTATAGCCCAGGTAAATCCCCAGGTTCCCAGAACACATGGCGATGGTATTATTCATGTAAGCAAAATAAGTTATGCGATAGAAATTGATATGCCTTTACGCACTGAAAACATAAAAATTCCGGGGGAAACAGAAAAAAAAATAGGTGTTCATGTAGCCGGTTTAATAGAAGATGGTGCCACTTTACAAATGGGAATAGGTTGTATTCCCAATGCAGTACTTGCCAATTTAATGAATCATAAAAAACTGGGTATTCATACCGAAATGTTTTCGGACGGAATTCTTCCGTTGGTTGAAAACGGAATAATTACAGGGGAGGAAAAAAAGAAAAAACCGGGCAAAATAGTTTCCGGCTTTGCTTTCGGTTCACAAAAATTGTATGATTTTATAGATGACAACCCTATGGTACACCTTAAGGAATCATCCTACACTAATGATACTGAGATTATAAGAAAGAATCCTAAAGTAACGGCAATTAACAGTGCAATAGAAGTTGATATTACGGGACAGGTATGTGCAGATTCGATCGGGAAATTTCAGTTTTCGGGAGTTGGCGGACAAATGGATTTTATAAGGGGTGCTTCCCTCTCTGAAGGGGGCAAAGCCATTATTGCAATGCCATCGATAACAAAAAAAGGTATCTCTAAAATTGTGAGTTCCTTAAAAGAAGGAGCCAGTGTTACCACTACCAGGGCCCACGTGCATTATATTATTACTGAAAACGGTGTGGCCAATTTGTATGGAAAAAATTTAAAACAAAGGGCAAAAGCATTAATAGAAATAGCCCACCCGGATTTTCAGGAACAACTGGAAAAAGAAGCTTTTGAAAGATTTAAAATATTCAGTTAGAAAGCTTACAGTTAAACGGTCATGCTGAACACTTGTGTTTCCGGTTTATTTTGTTGAAGTAATACATCAAACGCCATACAAACATTTCTAACAAAGGGCTTTCCTTTTTCGGTTATTTCCAGTTTGTTATCATGTATTAATACCAGCTCATCTTTTTCCATTTCAGTGAGCTTATTTAACACCCGGGGTAACTGTTCAAAATACATTGACTCATCTTCCCATGAAGTTTGAAACCTGCACATTAAGTTTAAAATATGCCGGCGCACTATAAGATCTTCTCCACTTAATAAATGGCCACGGTATACCGGAATTATATTTTGGTGAACCAGATCATGATATTCTTCTATGTTTTTTACATTCTGTGCAAATCCATACCAGCTGTCACTGATACTGGATACTCCCAACCCAATCATAAGTTTTGTTTTGGAAGAAGTATATCCCATAAAGTTCCGGTGGAGATCTCCGTTTACCATTGCTTTATAAAGGGAATCTGATTTTAAGGCAAAATGATCCATCCCAATTTCTATGTACCCCATGCTGGTTAACATCTTTTTCCCGGTTTCATACAATCTTCTTTTTTCTTCTCCTGTAGGAAGGCTTTTTTCATCATAGCCTCTTTGCCCGTTACCTTTTAACCATGGCACATGTGCATAACTGTAAAAAGCTATCCGGTGGGGAAGTAGCTGCCGGGTTTTTTCAATGGTTTCAATAATATCGTTTTCGGTTTGATAAGGTAAGCCAAAAATTAAATCATGCCCGATGGAAGTATATCCTGTTTCCCTGGCGTTCACAGTAGCTTTTTCAACATTGGTGAATGGTTGTACTCTGTTGATAGCCCGCTGTACTTTTTCAGAATAATCCTGTATGCCATAGCTTACACGGGTAAATCCTAATTTATATAATGTTTCAAGATGTTCCCTTGTTGTATTATTTGGGTGGCCTTCAAAACTAAATTCAAAACCTTTTGCTTTTCCTGCACATTTAAAGATTCCGTTAATTAATTCTTCCAGGTTTTCAGGAGAAAAAAAGGTTGGGGTTCCACCTCCGAGGTGAATCTCTTTGATTTTAGGAAAGCCACCCAAAACACCACAATATAAAGTCCATTCTTTCAGCAATGATTCTATATAAGGCTCCTCAACATCATGCCGTCTGGTTATACGTTTATGACAACCACAAAATGTGCACATATTTTCACAAAAGGGCAGATGTATATATAAGCTAATCCCTTCTTTATCATTACTTTCTTTAAAAGATTTTTTCACTGACTGTTCCCATTTTTCTGCTGAAAAAGTTCTTTCATTCCAATAAGGAACCGTGGGATAACTTGTATAACGGGGACCCGCTACATTATATTTTTGAATCAGGTTACACATTTATTTATAAGCCGTTTTTCAGGAATGCCAAAACTAAAGAGGGAAAACAGCATAAAATATGATAAAAATCAGCTTAGTTTATAAAAGTAAGTTTGGCTATTCTTCCTTTGCCTGCTGCATAGGCCGTTGTATTATCAATAAATTTTATTGTATAAAAGCCTTCATCTGAAAGCTGTTTCCAGTTCCGGCCCCTGTCATTGGAATATGAAATTCCTTTAAAGCCTATTGCAACTATTTCTTTTCCTTCACTGTTTGGTACATACTGTACACAAGAACGGTATCCCGGCTGGGTCTTGTCTGCAACCAGCTCCCATGTATACCCCCCGTTAAAAGTAATGGCTTTATTGGCTTTATTTTCATCAGGTTTGGAGTAATTGCCCCCAAAAACTATTCCTGTATTTTCATCATAAAAATCAACCGAGTAAATACCATGACTTCCTCCTTCTCCAATTGGGGTATTAAAAACCTGCCAGGTCAGTCCTTTATCCGGTGAAAAAAAAACCCTGCTTTTTCCGCCTCCGGTCACCAACCAGGTTTTATCTCCTTTAAGGGCTATATTTGTATTGCTTGCGGCAAAAGCAGCTTCACTTTCTTCAGTTAAAGGGAGATTTTCGCAAGGTATTTTTTTCCATGTTTCTCCACCATCGCGGGTTATAATTACAGAGAGACAATTTTCGGTGGGATCCCCCATAGCAATTCCTTCTTTTTCATTCCAAAAAGCCATGGAGTCGTAAAATACTTTTTCATGGTTTTCCCTGTAAACAGTTTTATCTATCCCTCTTAAATTATCATCTATTTTAAACAACAATGCCGGATTACCTATACTTAAAACGAAGGTATGGTTACCAGAAAAAGCAATAGACCTGAAATTAGGTTGTTTTGGGCCATGGGCCAGTTTTTTGGTTTTTATCCCTTTTTCCCCATTATAAAAACCTATTTCTCCATTTTCGGCTGCAAACCACAGTTTCTTGTCTTTATCAATACCTATTGCCCTTACGCTACCGTCCAAAACGCAAATGGTATCAATTTTTACCGTAGAAAAACCTTTGCCCTGTTGTGAAGTAACCAACCAGGAGCAACATACAAGGCTAAAAAATATTATAATTTTTTTCAAATAATTATTTAATTGAATCTTTCTTCTTCTTACCAAAAATATTTTTGATCAAGCCCTCTGCCGCATCTTTAACCACATCTTTTGTGG includes:
- a CDS encoding FixH family protein, with the translated sequence MKINWGTGIVLAFIGFISFIMYFVIKVNTNDKYNHDLVTEEYYKKELAFQQQLDKQKKAKKAGIIPTIHKSNEGLVVSFPANTDYSKISGNVFLYRPSNKQLDFEIPISLSTSSLLIPNKHLLDGRWNIEIEWIIDGEEYFYKEELTF
- a CDS encoding sulfite exporter TauE/SafE family protein, whose amino-acid sequence is MLSSAIILGFLGSFHCVGMCGPIAFVLPLDRKNPVKKFFQILLYHTGRLITYGLLGFLFGIIGKGLFISGLQQRLSIVIGVIMIIAAVIPYGKFQKYNFSKPAFKILAQIKSSLGTQLRKKNFTALFSIGFLNGFLPCGLVYMALFGAIAMGSPERSFLYMLLFGIGTIPLMSGAAYLGNFLSGTARKRVQQLIPVFVVIIGIFFILRGMGLGIPYISPSEIHLMVKSNPDCVTP
- a CDS encoding acetyl-CoA hydrolase/transferase family protein, with protein sequence MRNKNLKIVTASEAVSHVQSGDRIFFQGAAMTPNFLINALCERYNELKDVEILQLHTEGPALYTEYPYNETFKINSCFTGKNVRDAVNSVNGDYIPIFLSEVHLLFKRNILPLDVAFIQVSPPDKHGCCSLGCSVDVTLAAIETAKTIIAQVNPQVPRTHGDGIIHVSKISYAIEIDMPLRTENIKIPGETEKKIGVHVAGLIEDGATLQMGIGCIPNAVLANLMNHKKLGIHTEMFSDGILPLVENGIITGEEKKKKPGKIVSGFAFGSQKLYDFIDDNPMVHLKESSYTNDTEIIRKNPKVTAINSAIEVDITGQVCADSIGKFQFSGVGGQMDFIRGASLSEGGKAIIAMPSITKKGISKIVSSLKEGASVTTTRAHVHYIITENGVANLYGKNLKQRAKALIEIAHPDFQEQLEKEAFERFKIFS
- the hemN gene encoding oxygen-independent coproporphyrinogen III oxidase; the encoded protein is MCNLIQKYNVAGPRYTSYPTVPYWNERTFSAEKWEQSVKKSFKESNDKEGISLYIHLPFCENMCTFCGCHKRITRRHDVEEPYIESLLKEWTLYCGVLGGFPKIKEIHLGGGTPTFFSPENLEELINGIFKCAGKAKGFEFSFEGHPNNTTREHLETLYKLGFTRVSYGIQDYSEKVQRAINRVQPFTNVEKATVNARETGYTSIGHDLIFGLPYQTENDIIETIEKTRQLLPHRIAFYSYAHVPWLKGNGQRGYDEKSLPTGEEKRRLYETGKKMLTSMGYIEIGMDHFALKSDSLYKAMVNGDLHRNFMGYTSSKTKLMIGLGVSSISDSWYGFAQNVKNIEEYHDLVHQNIIPVYRGHLLSGEDLIVRRHILNLMCRFQTSWEDESMYFEQLPRVLNKLTEMEKDELVLIHDNKLEITEKGKPFVRNVCMAFDVLLQQNKPETQVFSMTV
- a CDS encoding WD40/YVTN/BNR-like repeat-containing protein — encoded protein: MKKIIIFFSLVCCSWLVTSQQGKGFSTVKIDTICVLDGSVRAIGIDKDKKLWFAAENGEIGFYNGEKGIKTKKLAHGPKQPNFRSIAFSGNHTFVLSIGNPALLFKIDDNLRGIDKTVYRENHEKVFYDSMAFWNEKEGIAMGDPTENCLSVIITRDGGETWKKIPCENLPLTEESEAAFAASNTNIALKGDKTWLVTGGGKSRVFFSPDKGLTWQVFNTPIGEGGSHGIYSVDFYDENTGIVFGGNYSKPDENKANKAITFNGGYTWELVADKTQPGYRSCVQYVPNSEGKEIVAIGFKGISYSNDRGRNWKQLSDEGFYTIKFIDNTTAYAAGKGRIAKLTFIN